Proteins encoded together in one Vigna angularis cultivar LongXiaoDou No.4 chromosome 5, ASM1680809v1, whole genome shotgun sequence window:
- the LOC108340053 gene encoding protein RGF1 INDUCIBLE TRANSCRIPTION FACTOR 1 — protein sequence MELMLVPPSWLEQLLSTTFFTVCETHINTPRNECNMYCLDCKHHSFCFYCKQSWHKDHQVIQIRRSSYHDVVRVAEIQKVLDISGVQTYVINSAKVIFLNERPQNQSKTSNMVGGGKSNSHLCEICRRNLLDPFRFCSLGCKVEGTKKNGNVSFVLSAKKDEEIGRMHEGMRRRLPSKEELREGIHKQVYQSTSSNSHLRPSLQHGCSNSRRRKGIPHRAPLGP from the exons ATG GAATTGATGTTGGTGCCTCCATCATGGCTGGAACAACTCTTATCCACCACATTCTTCACCGTATGCGAAACTCACATCAACACACCCAGAAACGAATGTAACATGTATTGCCTCGATTGCAAGCAccattcattttgtttttattgcaaACAATCTTGGCACAAAGATCATCAAGTAATTCAA ATAAGAAGATCTTCGTATCATGATGTTGTGAGGGTAGCAGAGATTCAGAAAGTTTTGGATATCAGTGGAGTTCAGACTTATGTGATCAACAGTGCTAAAGTTATTTTCCTGAATGAGAGGCCTCAGAATCAATCAAAAACCAGTAACATGGTTGGTGGTGGAAAAAGCAATTCTCATTTGTGTGAAATTTGCAGAAGGAATCTCTTGGATCCTTTTCGTTTCTGTTCTTTGGGATGCAAG gtTGAAGGAACAAAGAAGAATGGGAATGTGAGCTTTGTCTTAAGCGCAAAGAAAGACGAAGAAATAGGGAGAATGCATGAAGGAATGCGAAGAAGGTTGCCATCAAAGGAAGAATTGCGTGAAGGAATCCACAAACAAGTGTACCAAAGCACGTCTTCTAATTCACATCTAAGGCCATCCCTACAACATGGTTGTTCAAATTCAAGGAGAAGAAAAGGGATACCTCATAGAGCACCTTTAGGTCCATAA
- the LOC108339936 gene encoding histone H2B.6, which produces MAPKRGEKLVVRSTKKVVESSVQVSVVSTGSRRQTRGNKETEEAEGGKEHVMVIPVEEVNPEARKDSSTSAITEGNKGEKNNTGEDGGVQIEEKENKVENEGEKDEKEKEKAKIPSNGKERKKGKKKGRKSVEGYQRYVYRVLKQVHPEMGISAKCMTVLNNLMNDMFERLAGEAAKLKDYTGHMTLSSREIQGAVKLVLPGELGKHAIAEGVKAVNKFTSYDTDE; this is translated from the coding sequence ATGGCTCCAAAACGTGGTGAGAAGTTGGTGGTGAGATCCACCAAGAAAGTTGTGGAATCAAGCGTGCAAGTATCGGTTGTAAGCACCGGCAGCAGAAGACAAACACGGGGAAACAAAGAAACAGAAGAGGCAGAAGGTGGAAAAGAGCATGTGATGGTCATTCCCGTTGAAGAAGTGAATCCTGAAGCCCGGAAGGATTCGTCTACCTCTGCCATTACTGAGGGAAACAAAGGTGAGAAAAACAACACTGGGGAAGATGGTGGAGTGCAGATTGAAGAGAAAGAGAATAAGGTAGAGAACGAGGGAGAGAAGgatgagaaggagaaggagaaggcaAAGATACCGTCTAatggaaaagagagaaaaaaggggAAAAAGAAGGGAAGGAAAAGTGTAGAAGGGTATCAGAGGTATGTGTATAGGGTGTTGAAGCAGGTGCACCCTGAGATGGGAATATCTGCCAAATGCATGACTGTTCTGAACAATTTGATGAATGACATGTTTGAGAGATTGGCTGGTGAAGCTGCTAAGCTGAAGGACTACACTGGACACATGACATTGTCTTCAAGGGAGATTCAAGGAGCAGTGAAGCTGGTTTTACCAGGAGAGCTTGGGAAGCATGCCATTGCAGAAGGTGTCAAAGCTGTGAATAAATTCACCTCCTATGATACCGATGAATAG
- the LOC108339424 gene encoding cyclin-dependent protein kinase inhibitor SMR2 — MSSDSTAQAGPEAMILRVVAAKDASLQDLQELQEFEECKTPTSSSNKIPTIETCPPAPRKRRRLQMQQFSSSIKRSSSNALNYVVRHDQEVESFFQSTFELSRVNKRCRSV; from the coding sequence ATGTCTTCAGACTCAACAGCACAAGCAGGACCAGAAGCTATGATCTTAAGGGTTGTTGCAGCAAAAGATGCAAGTCTTCAAGACTTGCAAGAGTTGCAAGAGTTTGAAGAATGCAAAACTCCAACTTCATCGAGCAACAAGATTCCCACAATTGAAACATGCCCACCTGCaccaagaaagagaagaagactACAAATGCAACAGTTTTCTTCAAGCATCAAAAGATCATCGTCAAATGCGTTGAACTATGTAGTGAGGCATGATCAAGAGGTAGAGTCTTTCTTCCAATCCACGTTTGAGCTTTCTAGAGTAAACAAGAGATGCAGAAGTGTATGA
- the LOC108339852 gene encoding E3 ubiquitin-protein ligase ATL6, with the protein MQHLLLFSQARRTLDSVWLLRNLKQKMEFSYRRLLLQNEDVPISTSMPPLPHAKHATNASSPQVSLGSPLEVSIRPVFTSSVAYVFLILFTTFFFIGFVFLYFQQHASSSDSESGAIRRRAQSESVAEKSLAVVADAARQGDCAICLEEVGEGEAVKMIAYCKHVFHADCIDRWLEKQVTCPVCRCCCERCGEVESVTVRGDEGGDGEVVSVRSLD; encoded by the coding sequence ATGCAACACCTTTTGTTATTCTCACAAGCAAGAAGAACATTGGACAGTGTTTGGTTGCtgagaaatttaaaacaaaaaatggaatTCTCTTACCGCAGATTGCTGCTGCAGAACGAGGACGTTCCAATCTCCACGTCCATGCCTCCTCTTCCTCACGCCAAACACGCCACAAACGCTTCCTCGCCGCAAGTGTCCTTAGGAAGCCCTCTGGAAGTGTCCATTCGTCCGGTGTTCACTTCGAGCGTTGCCTACGTCTTCCTCATCCTCTTCACCACCTTCTTCTTCATCGGATTCGTGTTTCTCTACTTCCAACAGCACGCCTCCTCGTCGGACTCCGAGTCCGGCGCCATCCGCCGGCGAGCACAGTCGGAGTCCGTGGCGGAGAAGTCTCTGGCGGTGGTGGCGGATGCGGCGAGGCAGGGGGATTGCGCGATATGTCTGGAGGAGGTGGGAGAGGGAGAGGCGGTGAAGATGATTGCGTACTGTAAACACGTGTTCCACGCGGATTGCATTGACAGGTGGCTGGAGAAGCAGGTGACATGCCCCGTGTGCCGGTGCTGCTGCGAGAGGTGTGGAGAGGTGGAGTCGGTGACGGTGAGAGGAGACGAAGGAGGAGATGGAGAAGTGGTTTCCGTAAGAAGCTTGGATTAG